CTTGACCTAAATCATCCTCGAGGTCTTCGATCATCGCGAGTTCGGTCTCAAGCCTCACTCGGAACTCTCCGATACCTCGGCCGCCTGTCCGAAGGCGGGCAGCGCGTCGAAGGGATTCGGATTCAAGCAAAGGTACGCCGCGATAAAGGTCGTCAAGCGCGTCCCCATAAGCCTTTCTAAGGCGCACGGCCGCATTCCTTGCGGGTTCGAACTGACAAATACTTCTTAGAGAGAGCGCCTCAAGCATGAATCGCTCAGGCGCGATAAGGCTTGAGTAAGCGGGCGCGTCGAGTGCGATAAGCAGGCCAAGGGCGCGCTCATATTCCCCGAGGTAGTAGTGGCTCCACGCCATTTCCAAGAGAAGGCTCGGGTCCTCGACCGCATTCTTCCTCAACTCTTGATATTGCGCGAGCGCATCTCGATACCGGCCTTGTTCAAAGGCGATTCGGGCGAGGGTGCGTTGAATATCTCGCCGCAGGTCCTCAGGGAGCCGACCGTCGCGATCACCCTCTAGGATAGAGGTGAGCGTGGCTTCCGTTTCGCTCAATTTGTAGTCGGTGAGACGCTCTACGGCCATCACGTAACGGGCGCGCATCGCATAGGGTGAGCCTTGCGGAATGCGGGCAAACTGCTGGAGCGCCCACTCATCGAGGCCGTTTCTCAAGCTGTTTAGGCCCTGATGATAATACATGAAGCCGCGCTGTTCGGGCGGAAGGCTTCCAACCTCATCAGTCGCGACAAATCCGCGAAGAATCGTAGCCTCATCGAAGGCGTCTTCGCCCATGATTCGCTCGAGCCCTCGGACTGCATCGTCCACCACGTCCGGGTCTCGTCGCGCCTGAGCCACGTCCAAAAACCAGAGTGATGCGGCGTAGCTGAAGCCTAGCTGCTCGGTCGACTCGCCGAGGATTCTCAGCGCGCGATCGTAGCGTGGGTCTTCAGCCGAGGACCCCGCAATATAGCGATTCGCAGCTGCGGCGGAGAGTGTGTGCTCTTCGTTCAGATGCGCTTCGACTGCCTGCGAGAAGACGGCGTCGCGATCTTCGGCCAGTTGTACCGAAGCGCAACCCGACCAAATTAACGCCACACACGCGAATAATTTAGAAAGATAGCGAGGTACCAAGGCCGATCCAAAGTTCGTCTTTGACATCAAAACGCTCAAGAATCTCATCTCCGAAGAACATTAAGTATCGGATATCGAGTCGAAACGAGAGCAAGGAATTTCCATAAACGCGAAAGCCACCACCGGCATCGAGCGCCGGTCTAGCGCTCCGGGTGAGCCACCCGTAGCCACCGCCGAGCACGAGGAAAAACTCCCCGTATGTCAGTGATGAATTGAGCCACGAGCCCTTCCAGTAGAGCGGCTTCCAGACCACTGATGAAGTGGCGAAGAAGTCAATGACCTCAAACGGCCCTGGCCGAGTATCGATGGCCTCGAGCTGGGCAAAAAGGTCGGTGTCATACTGAAGGGAATAGGTGAAATTGCCGATTTCCCACGCCCATGACTCGTTGAAATGCAACGTGTAGGCGGCCGTCAGACTTACGCCCTTGGTAAAGGCATCTAAGGGCAGCCATCCTGCTGCAAAACTGAATTCGTGAGTGGGGTCAAATCGTCGATTTTGTACCACCATCGCAGAGTAGTCTTGCGCACTGGCACTTAAAGGCCAGACGGATAGACACACCATGCTGAGAAGGAGAATACGCGCAAAGTTTCTCATGAACATCGAGCCTTGAGAGTAGATTCGGGTCTTTTCGTCCTGAATTGAGCCGGAGTATAGAATGCATACCTCTGGTACGCCACCACAATCCCAAAGGATTTCTTCGAATGAGCGGGTATTTTTGTGCCGCGAAGTTGTGGTAGGTTACACAAAGTCGTTTCGGGAGTGTTATGCGAGCTTTTCTTTTCGGATTCGTGGCGCTTACAGCCATCGGTTGCGTCAATGACGATCGGGTCTTTACCCAGGGGCGTCTCCAAGACCTCTGCAACGAGTCCATTCCGATTTGCGGACGCACAGCGGCTTGTGCTCTCGATGACCAAGAGTTCATTCGAGGTCGCTTTCCCGGTGGTCAACGGCTTGTCGTGCAAACCGAGTTCCCGGAACAACGTTTGAACGCTCGATTCTTGCTCGATGAGCTCAACTTTCCGGGCACCGAGATTTCGGTCCAAGCGTTCTCGACGAATTGCGAAGATTTCGACCGGACGATTCACAAGGACCGCGACCTTTTTCAGCTCGCCGGAGATGACCGAATCATCGACTTCAACCTCGCGCTTCCAGGCCGAGGCGACCATTTGGTGGAGGTCTTTTCCGACATGGACGCAGCATTCACCATGACGGTCGAGATCGAGGACTGAGACGTCATTGGTCATCCATATCTCCCGCGTCGTAAAGGTAGCTCAGGTCGGCGTCATAACCGTCGATCTGGTCCACGACTTCCAACGTGGTGTTAAACTCACCAACCAGGGTTGCCTCGTCGTTTCCAGTGCGAAACTTGGCCTCAAACGAACCCGAAATTTCAGACCCGTTCACGGGCTCGAACCGCTCGAGGACGAGCTTTCCGGTAGTCATGTCGGGAATATCGTTGTCCCTTGAACGCCCGGATATCGCGCCGAGCGCGGTCAAATCGTAGGCGCCAGGTTCGATCATTCCAGTTGTGAGTTTGCGAAGCGTGACACGAACAGGGACCTGCAAGTCCTCCTGAACGTATTCGATCGAGAGTTCCGAGGCGTAGAGCCTTGCGCGCACCGTGGAATAGTCAATGTCGTAGAAGTCTCCGAGGCTTCCTCGAAGCGAGGCTTCGTCCCCGGAGCATGCGCTAAAGAGCACTGAGATTGCGATTAGGAAGTACTTCATGGCGCCGAGTTTCTAGTGGCAAAATGAACCTGAGTATCGAGCACACCGTCGACCAAGACTTCGCACCGGTAGGCGATGAGCGGGCGGTCTTGGGCATCGAAGACGAGGCTTGGGGAAGAGCCGCATTGGCCGCTTTCGTCGGTATCGATTACCTCTTGCTCCCATGCAAAGCCGTCCCAATACGCAAAGACGAGTTCGTCTTCGGCGGCTGTGCACTCGCCGAGTCCCTGGGTGGCTCGTGTACAGCGGTAGTAGGCGAGACCGACGATTCCGGTTCGACTGACGGCGAGCGAGCTCCCGTATCCTTCGTCGTATCGATTGTCGCCAATCTCTTCGAACTCCCATTCTGAGGTGTCCGTAAAGCCTTCGGAGTTTTCGAGCTTTGCCACCACAGGGAATCCGCGTTGGGCGTTGTAGAATGCGACCCAGAGCGTGCCTGTTTGCGGGTCGAGCGCGACCGACGGACCGTCTGAAGTTGGCTGATTATGAAGCTGAACACGAACCCACTCGTCACCTTCGAGTCGATGCGCCCATACGCCGGTAAGCGTGCCGGTGTTGTCTTCAGAAGGGATATAGTGCACGACCACGGGCCGGTCTTGGGCATCAAAAACTGCGTCGGAGAAGTTGCCGCCGCCTCGTCCAAAATCCACGGCGCTAGGCTGCCAGGAGCCGCCTTGATTTAGGGCAAACTCCAAATCCGCGCGTCGGAAGTCATCACTTTGAAGTCCACCACCGTGCACGTCCTTGTGGGCGAGCCCGATAGCGCCCGTGCTTGAGATGGCCAGTGCGGGCCAGTATCCCACTACCGTTCCGAAGTCGCTGGCCGCATCACCCGTGACCGCCTCGCCACTTTCGGCAACGGCAGTGTTAGATGTCCAGTTCCCCGGACCACTTCGCTCGTAAACTGCCGCGTCGTTCACCCCGCAATATCGAAACATCACCGAGGGCTCTCCAGCCATCGCCGCGATCAGGGGTTCGTTGCCGTTGAACGCGAAGTCGATTCCCGGAGGCTGACCCACGAATGCGAGCTCCGCCGCATCTTCAATGGTCCACGATGTGCCGTCGAATTCGCCGTAGCGAATCTGGTAGGTGACCCGCTCTGGAGCATCCTCGCCGAGCTCAGTACATGGGCCAGCTTCTCTGCCTTGTGTGGAGACCCATGCTCCGGCGACCACACCGTTTGCGCTCAATGCAACTCGGGGGTGCAGACCCATATTGCCGCCTTCGACAACCGAGGTGGACCACCGTTGTGGTTGTGGGGTAGGGCGCGAACTGTCTGGAATGTCCATGTCCGGCTCAGACGTCTCACCGTCGGAGCCACATGAAGCCGCGAAAACCGATACCCCGAAAACGAGAGCAAACTTAAGGGACGCCACAACCATTGGGGTAAATCCTACATGGAGGTTCTTCACAAACATTGGAGACCTTTTCGATGCAGAAACTGTAGTTCTGGTCGGGGTCCCAATCTCGAGAGCTAGGAATGACGGTCTGGTCGTCGGAGAAGATCGCTGTGCGATCTCGAACCTCGATCAGATAGCCATTGTCGTTATGACCTTGGAATGCGTAAAAACAGCCGTTTCCGGCCATAGTTCCGCCGAGTACGCCCGAATCAGCCGACTGATTTTCTTCTTCGTCTGGGTCGCGAGCGACGTTCCACGAACCACCTCCAGAACGATAGATATTCATGGCGATATCGGTCGGGCCGGCGTCGGTTTGCCAGACCATTCGAAGGGTGCAATCGCTATCGGGGCAGGGGTGAGGAATTCGGAACCAATCGGAATCTGAATCGTAGTCGATGCTTCCGGTAATCTGTCCCGGACCCGTGCAGCAGTCCCCAGCCGTGCAGTCGCGAATTGGAATGTCCACGGCTTGGGCTGCCAAATCCGAAGTGGAGTAGTCGGGTGAGACGATGTTCAAGACTGCGTTATTGGGCTCGTTTGTGTCTGTGATCGAGCGCACGCGGACCCGTAGATTGTAGAGTCGGTCCGGCGCGGAACCATTGGACTGGAAGTCCGACACACGGATGTAAACTACGTTGCTACTTACGGGAGCTGCAGCTCGCGCCATGTTCTCAGGTGGAGGAGTGGAGCCTGGACGGCATTCCGAAGCCCTTGGCGCACATTCGTATCGCCGCTGCATTACGTTGGCGCCACACACATTGTTGGGGAGGCAAACGGAAGCCCCGGCGCAGAGGCCCTGGCTCAAACACGTGTCGAAGACACCGGCGCAGTCAAATGCGTTATCACATGGAATCTGCAACGTGTTGCAATCAGAGTCTTGGTCGCATGAGCTTTCAGGGTGCGGCTTAACGATAGTCACAGTTGCCTGGACCTCCGCGTTAAATTCCCACTGACTAGCGGCGTCTCCCACCGTTGGGTACTCGACTTCGGCTTCCACGACTCCGGGTGCACAACCACTCAAATCCACACGAAACCAATCGTCATCACCTGGGGAGCCAATCGTTCCGACCGAGCTCAGCACATTGCTCCAAGTCCCCCCACAATTCACCACGGACTGACTCAGTTCAGTCGCTTCCTCAGGCGTGTTGTTGGGTTCGTTCGGGTCTTCATCGTTGATGAGAGTCACCGTCAACTCGTACGGAGTTTCTGGATCTGCATCCTGGTTGTCGTCGTCAGAAATGACCACATAGTAAGTTCCCGGACCTGGCGGAACTTGAAGGCGATTGATATCGGTATCAGCGGTGTTCGACGCGTTCTCAACTTCAAAGAGAAGGGTGTCGTCTTCGCTCAGAAGGCGGAGTTTGGGTTGGAATCCGCCATTAGGTGCTCGGAGTTCCACCTGAAGGGTACGCCCGGCGGGCACGTCGATTTGATACCAATCCTCGTCACTTCGGCACGCGATATAGCCGGTCGTGGCTTGCCCATCCACCAACGCTTGTGATGCAGCACGGTCGTTGTTTGGCTCCTGTGGGTCCGGGTCTGCAGCTGTAGCGATGTTGGTGCTGTAGGCGTTTCGGGTGTCTGCCTGATTATCACCGGAGTCTCTGACGACCATGTAGTAGTCGCCGGGTGCCACGCAGTGGACGTAAGAAAGACGAGTTCCAGTCGCATTGGCCGGAGGCGTAGCAACAGCAAGCTCGGGGTCACCTTCCGAGCCTACCGGGAAAATTGCGTACGATGGCTGTATGGGCGAAATCGTGACCGGCATCGAGATATTGACCGAGACCAGCGTTTCGTTCGCTGGCACGCTGAACTTGTACCAGTCGAGGTCGCCAATTGGGCAGATAAAGCCTGTCGTCTCCTCAGAACCTAACTCCAGGGCTGAAGCGGGTTCAGAGTTTTCGTCCGTCTGGCACTCAGCCGGGGTGGGGTCCACATTGTTGTCTTCGGTGGTCGACTTTTCGCCGCAACCAATACTCCCAAGCACGCCAAGAAGCCCTAAACTAAGGATATTTGCAGTGAATCTCTGGATCAAAATCACCTACCTCAACGAAATCTGATTCTCGTAAATTAACACGTCCCGAAGGCGGATTCTTATAGTCGCCATTGGGGTTGTAGCTGGCATAAACACAAGCCATTCGATATTTCGCAAAGGCTGTGGGGTCGTCGAAGGCCACTTCGCCAGCGTAGATATAAATTCTGTTCCAACCTGAGCCTGGGTATCCCTCGGATTCCACCTCAATGGTGGGCACGAGTGTAACGTTCGAGATGTCGAAGGTGTAGCAACTCTGCGACCCCTCGATTCCCGTGTTCACAAGGTCATAGCGGTACGCATTTCGGGAGCGCAGCGAGGTGTCGGCACATCTCGGATTGGTGTTCGTCAGGACTTCGACTCGGTTGGTTTCACCGTCAGCATCGAGGTCCCCTTGTGTATCGTCTTCAGCAGGGTTGGTCTGGAACTTGACTTCAATATTGTCCGGAATTCCGTCAGCGTCAGAATCCACGCCGAGCTGCGAGGTGCCGTAGTAGACTTCTTCACAATCGTGAAGGCCATCACCGTCTCGGTCTGCATAGTCGCAAAAACCATCTTGGTCGAGGTCTGGGCAATCACAGAGTTGGTCTTCGTCCAAATCCAAGCAATCATGACCGAGCGCGTCCAAGCACGAGTTGTCGGCAACGCAATCACAGACCCCGTCTGCGTCGCTATCGAGGATACAATCACAGTATCCATCAGCGTCCGCGTCAACGCACGGGCTCGGGATAAAGCAACCCGAGGCAGTGTATTCCAAGGGGTCTAAGCCATCGTCGCGGAATTGCCATTCGAGATAGTCGTTCAGGCCGTCGTCGTCGGTGTCTCGGAGCAGAGGATTGAGCCCAAGTCTAATCTCAACTACATCGCTGAGTCCGTCGCCGTCGGTGTCGGCCATAGGCTCGCCGCACTCAAGGAAACCTGACCCATTGGAGTCCACAAACATCCTCCGTGGGATATCGGGTGACGTCAACGCAAGGCCTTCTAGCACGGGTGGAGGCTCAACGACCTCCGTCTCCATACCGGCATCGGGCCCCATGTCCTCTATTTGCATATCCATACCCATATCGAGGTCCGGAACTTCGGGAGGGGCGGGGATTTGGTCCACATCCATTGCGGCGTTCATGTTGTAGACGCCCAGGCTACGAAGCGTGAACACACGTCTCAGGACGGTAAAGTCGACGAAGAGGAAATTAAGCTCCTCACCGCTCGGAAAGCTTCTAAATGTGCCGTCTCCGGTTTCTGCCATAGCCTGAAGAAGGCTGCTCGCTGATTGGTCGGACGCGGCTTGCCCACTCGCAATGAACGCGGTGTGGAATGCAAAACTCCCGACACGAAAATTCTCGGTCAGCTCTTTGAGCTGCCGAACCGCGGTCAGGATTTCCTCACGGCTATTCTCTCGTGCGTCCGAAGAGTCTGTGTCTGGTTCACCATCGGAGAGGAAAATCACGACGTACTTACTGAGTGGCAGTGACTCTTGTTCCGCCTGGATGAGCTCGGTTCGAATCTCAAAGTAGGCCTCGCCGATGGCGTTTAAGTAGTTCGTGGTTCGGTCCGTGACGCCCAATGAAGTTGTCGCGGCGTCCAGTATGACTCGGTCCCCCGTGAAATAGGTGTCGGCGAGACTATCACCATCGAGGTCAACGCCGGTCTGGGGCTGAGCCTGTGCCGAGAAACGAATCACGCTAAATTTGATGCCCTCAGCGCTCTGGTCGAGCATGGTTTCCCAAGTCTCGCGAACCGCACGTTCTCGGCCGGTGATGCCGGTTACGGGATCTGGAGGGTCGTTAGCCTCCATGGAGACCGATGAGTCGACCACAAAAATCACACGCAGCGGAAACACCAGGGTTTCCGGCTCAAGCGTGCATAACTCACCGCTAATCGCGAGCTTGTCATCGTTATAGGTTGGGACCGGCGGAATCGGCTCTAGTTCAGCATTGGTGCAAGAAAAGAGGCCAACGGCGAGCAGAATTGGAAGCGCTTTGAACAGCTTTTGGTTCATGGGTCTGACGGTTCGGCTGGCTCAGTCGGCTCAGTGGGCTCGATACACGCGGCACAAGCAGCGCTTGCTTCTTCGATAAAGGCAGAGAGTAGTTCAATTTCCCAGAGCCGGAAACAGTCTCGTTCCTCTTCAAAATTCTGGATAGGAACGAAGAGTTCAAGCCCACGTATAGGAAGGCGCGGGATATTATCTCCATCGAAATTCTTCCGAAGTAGGTCCCGAATCTCTTCGCGTCGAAGGAGCTTTCCTGCCACTGGAATACGTGTGGGCATGCACGCCTCCATGTATTCTTCGACCTGTGAACGTGAGAGATCCGTTTCTTCGGGGAAATATCCACAGTTCCCAAGTTCATTGAGTTCAAACTCGATGAGCGCGCGAATTCGCTCGAGGTTTTCGTTCGAGATATCGATGAGCCCTGACTCTGGGCTTTTGGCGCTAGGACCGTTGTAGAAAGCCTCGAAACACGCGACGCGATAGTCTCCTGTAACGCCTGCCACTTTGGCGGGGCGCTCAGAAGTGTAGAGCAGGATTCGATTGAGACCTTGTTGGTCCGGAATCGGGGTGACGACCATCGGGATGTCACGCACGTCGAAATTATAGCAGTGGCGCTCTTCCATACGGCCATTCTGAGGGTTCTCGACCTCTTGAAGCCCGAGGTCCGTGATGCCGTTTCCGATTCGCTCCGCGCGATAGCGGTCTGCATCCGGAACTAGCGGGTTTGTGCCGGCCCGGATCTCTTCGATGTTTGAGATTCCATCAAAGTCGAGGTCATTGAGCGCGTCGTCCACCAAAGGATCCAGACCGTAGAGAAGTTCTAGGTAATCGAGAATTCCATCTCCGTCAGTGTCGGGCTGAATCGGAGAGGTCTTTAGGAATGCTTCCTCACAATCGTTGAGGCCGTCTCCGTCAGAGTCGCGGTCATCGTCGCAAACGAGCGCTGGTTTCGCCGGGTCACCAGGGTCAAATCCCTCTTTGCGGAATCGAAGTTCAAAAAGGTCCGAATAGTTGTCCTCGTCGGTATCGACGACGCGCCGGTTAGACTGAATGTCGATTTCTTCTTGGTCTGAAATGCCATCGCCATCGCTATCCACACCAAGTGAGCGACCTTCGAGCACCGAATGCTCGTTATGGGCCACGAGACTCGTGAGCGCGAGGTCCGCCTCAAACGAGGTCACATCCAGCGTGAAGAAGTTCTCCTGCGTGGTCAGGTTAATGTCGCGGAACGTACCGTTTCCGGTGTTCGCCATGGCCTGCATGATTGCGGTCGCGAAGGGTTTGTCGTAGCCGAACTGTGTACTTGCTCCGGGGCAAATCGCCTCCACGACCTCTTGAGGAGAGAAGAGTAGGGTGGTGT
This Microvenator marinus DNA region includes the following protein-coding sequences:
- a CDS encoding tetratricopeptide repeat protein, which translates into the protein MSKTNFGSALVPRYLSKLFACVALIWSGCASVQLAEDRDAVFSQAVEAHLNEEHTLSAAAANRYIAGSSAEDPRYDRALRILGESTEQLGFSYAASLWFLDVAQARRDPDVVDDAVRGLERIMGEDAFDEATILRGFVATDEVGSLPPEQRGFMYYHQGLNSLRNGLDEWALQQFARIPQGSPYAMRARYVMAVERLTDYKLSETEATLTSILEGDRDGRLPEDLRRDIQRTLARIAFEQGRYRDALAQYQELRKNAVEDPSLLLEMAWSHYYLGEYERALGLLIALDAPAYSSLIAPERFMLEALSLRSICQFEPARNAAVRLRKAYGDALDDLYRGVPLLESESLRRAARLRTGGRGIGEFRVRLETELAMIEDLEDDLGQELSDRLRQIYSEGIVEASRREDAELGKEMAAVSEELLNAEEGVRLILHELGVALLRGRRRPADAPPRMRIEESFGPDQILFVFQGEFWTDELDDLVVTMEDRCID
- a CDS encoding outer membrane beta-barrel domain-containing protein, with the translated sequence MRNFARILLLSMVCLSVWPLSASAQDYSAMVVQNRRFDPTHEFSFAAGWLPLDAFTKGVSLTAAYTLHFNESWAWEIGNFTYSLQYDTDLFAQLEAIDTRPGPFEVIDFFATSSVVWKPLYWKGSWLNSSLTYGEFFLVLGGGYGWLTRSARPALDAGGGFRVYGNSLLSFRLDIRYLMFFGDEILERFDVKDELWIGLGTSLSF
- a CDS encoding PPC domain-containing protein, which produces MILIQRFTANILSLGLLGVLGSIGCGEKSTTEDNNVDPTPAECQTDENSEPASALELGSEETTGFICPIGDLDWYKFSVPANETLVSVNISMPVTISPIQPSYAIFPVGSEGDPELAVATPPANATGTRLSYVHCVAPGDYYMVVRDSGDNQADTRNAYSTNIATAADPDPQEPNNDRAASQALVDGQATTGYIACRSDEDWYQIDVPAGRTLQVELRAPNGGFQPKLRLLSEDDTLLFEVENASNTADTDINRLQVPPGPGTYYVVISDDDNQDADPETPYELTVTLINDEDPNEPNNTPEEATELSQSVVNCGGTWSNVLSSVGTIGSPGDDDWFRVDLSGCAPGVVEAEVEYPTVGDAASQWEFNAEVQATVTIVKPHPESSCDQDSDCNTLQIPCDNAFDCAGVFDTCLSQGLCAGASVCLPNNVCGANVMQRRYECAPRASECRPGSTPPPENMARAAAPVSSNVVYIRVSDFQSNGSAPDRLYNLRVRVRSITDTNEPNNAVLNIVSPDYSTSDLAAQAVDIPIRDCTAGDCCTGPGQITGSIDYDSDSDWFRIPHPCPDSDCTLRMVWQTDAGPTDIAMNIYRSGGGSWNVARDPDEEENQSADSGVLGGTMAGNGCFYAFQGHNDNGYLIEVRDRTAIFSDDQTVIPSSRDWDPDQNYSFCIEKVSNVCEEPPCRIYPNGCGVP
- a CDS encoding vWA domain-containing protein; protein product: MNQKLFKALPILLAVGLFSCTNAELEPIPPVPTYNDDKLAISGELCTLEPETLVFPLRVIFVVDSSVSMEANDPPDPVTGITGRERAVRETWETMLDQSAEGIKFSVIRFSAQAQPQTGVDLDGDSLADTYFTGDRVILDAATTSLGVTDRTTNYLNAIGEAYFEIRTELIQAEQESLPLSKYVVIFLSDGEPDTDSSDARENSREEILTAVRQLKELTENFRVGSFAFHTAFIASGQAASDQSASSLLQAMAETGDGTFRSFPSGEELNFLFVDFTVLRRVFTLRSLGVYNMNAAMDVDQIPAPPEVPDLDMGMDMQIEDMGPDAGMETEVVEPPPVLEGLALTSPDIPRRMFVDSNGSGFLECGEPMADTDGDGLSDVVEIRLGLNPLLRDTDDDGLNDYLEWQFRDDGLDPLEYTASGCFIPSPCVDADADGYCDCILDSDADGVCDCVADNSCLDALGHDCLDLDEDQLCDCPDLDQDGFCDYADRDGDGLHDCEEVYYGTSQLGVDSDADGIPDNIEVKFQTNPAEDDTQGDLDADGETNRVEVLTNTNPRCADTSLRSRNAYRYDLVNTGIEGSQSCYTFDISNVTLVPTIEVESEGYPGSGWNRIYIYAGEVAFDDPTAFAKYRMACVYASYNPNGDYKNPPSGRVNLRESDFVEVGDFDPEIHCKYP
- a CDS encoding vWA domain-containing protein; the encoded protein is MVRLALILLSLFVLSCTEAGLERIPPPVAEDLDNLLRIKGEFCTEPSTEIVFPVKALFILDQSASLQCMDSQNRRFPAINAAVNNLLSTQPNAQIGFVGFSSWAREQGFTRDRDAIANFTDPGAGLGPATDYQGALATALRIIERDILEVGPSERARTRYIVNFVSDGVPEPRCLAGCEDTITDCGDGEDNDGDGLVDAADPDCANINDFAERPDSLYGVCNTTQEIPDDVYVDFNGICPEYNQTPQILQRVQQLMDLKDIYSVGDITLNTTLLFSPQEVVEAICPGASTQFGYDKPFATAIMQAMANTGNGTFRDINLTTQENFFTLDVTSFEADLALTSLVAHNEHSVLEGRSLGVDSDGDGISDQEEIDIQSNRRVVDTDEDNYSDLFELRFRKEGFDPGDPAKPALVCDDDRDSDGDGLNDCEEAFLKTSPIQPDTDGDGILDYLELLYGLDPLVDDALNDLDFDGISNIEEIRAGTNPLVPDADRYRAERIGNGITDLGLQEVENPQNGRMEERHCYNFDVRDIPMVVTPIPDQQGLNRILLYTSERPAKVAGVTGDYRVACFEAFYNGPSAKSPESGLIDISNENLERIRALIEFELNELGNCGYFPEETDLSRSQVEEYMEACMPTRIPVAGKLLRREEIRDLLRKNFDGDNIPRLPIRGLELFVPIQNFEEERDCFRLWEIELLSAFIEEASAACAACIEPTEPTEPAEPSDP